A stretch of Lysinibacillus agricola DNA encodes these proteins:
- a CDS encoding SDR family oxidoreductase: MGVHFFTGFPGFISSQLIRELFRKNQSQEVIAIVLAGELVKANIERANILTEFPNASIRIVEGDITLPNLGIENQAIQEIVPQIEVLWHLAAIYDLAVPRDIAWKVNVHGTTMVNDFVRTLPNLRRYMYFSTAYVAGIREGVLCENELIRPPAFKNYYEETKFEAEHRVEDLKSEIPLTIIRPGIVRGHSESGETIKFDGPYFFLNMVDKLKCLPFIPYIGQSKSIINVVPVDYIINASTYLVDEKCAEGKTLHLTDPNPHPVQEVYRTMVKLLTSHYPKGRLPLTLARISLQVPLIRKSLGVEQESLDYLTWNAKFDTSEAVAILKKGGITCPDFIQTMPRMIDFYLAHKEDKSYQIQIR, encoded by the coding sequence ATGGGGGTTCATTTTTTTACAGGTTTTCCTGGGTTTATTTCAAGTCAATTAATACGAGAGCTATTTCGAAAAAATCAATCACAGGAAGTAATCGCTATTGTTTTAGCTGGTGAATTAGTAAAAGCAAATATAGAAAGAGCTAATATATTAACGGAGTTTCCTAACGCTTCTATTCGTATTGTAGAGGGAGATATTACATTACCGAATCTTGGCATAGAAAACCAAGCTATACAGGAAATTGTACCTCAAATTGAGGTGCTCTGGCATTTAGCTGCAATTTATGATTTAGCAGTACCACGCGATATAGCGTGGAAGGTAAATGTGCATGGTACGACTATGGTCAATGATTTTGTTCGAACACTTCCGAACTTAAGACGCTATATGTACTTTAGTACGGCGTATGTGGCAGGTATACGTGAAGGTGTTTTGTGTGAAAACGAACTAATTCGCCCGCCTGCATTTAAAAACTATTATGAGGAAACAAAATTTGAAGCTGAACATCGAGTAGAGGATTTAAAATCAGAGATACCACTGACAATTATTCGACCAGGCATAGTGCGTGGTCATTCTGAATCAGGGGAGACAATTAAATTCGATGGGCCTTATTTCTTTTTAAATATGGTGGATAAATTAAAATGTCTTCCTTTTATTCCGTATATCGGTCAATCGAAATCAATAATAAATGTGGTACCCGTGGATTATATTATAAACGCCTCGACTTATCTAGTTGATGAAAAATGTGCTGAAGGGAAAACGTTGCATCTAACGGACCCAAATCCGCATCCTGTGCAGGAAGTGTACCGTACGATGGTAAAATTATTAACTAGCCATTATCCTAAGGGACGATTACCGTTAACACTGGCTAGAATATCTTTACAAGTGCCACTTATCCGAAAAAGTCTAGGTGTTGAGCAAGAATCTTTAGACTACTTAACTTGGAATGCTAAGTTCGATACATCAGAAGCAGTTGCTATTTTGAAAAAGGGTGGTATTACATGCCCCGATTTTATACAGACTATGCCTAGAATGATTGATTTTTATTTAGCACATAAAGAAGATAAAAGCTATCAAATTCAGATAAGGTAA
- a CDS encoding TerC family protein gives MESILLQYGWVLIVLIVLEGLLAADNAVVMAVMVRHLPQEQQKKALFYGLFGALIFRFSALFVITILVNYWQIQALGAAYLLFMSAKNIYDLRHKEDSEEVANDKAKKKGTGFWMTVLKVEAADIAFAIDSMLAAVAIAVTLPKLGDFDIGGINGGQFSVMLLGGFIGVIMMRFAAQWFVKILNDYPSLETAAFLIVGWVGVKLVVLTLSHEKVGILPVEFPHSTAWELTFWVVLVAIALVGYLVGVRHKNQEAQ, from the coding sequence ATGGAATCAATTTTATTACAATATGGTTGGGTACTTATTGTACTTATAGTATTAGAAGGGTTATTAGCAGCAGATAATGCGGTTGTGATGGCTGTGATGGTGAGGCATTTACCACAAGAGCAACAAAAAAAGGCATTATTTTATGGATTATTTGGCGCGTTAATTTTCCGATTCTCGGCACTCTTTGTCATTACAATATTAGTGAATTATTGGCAAATTCAAGCATTGGGAGCAGCTTATTTATTATTCATGTCTGCCAAAAATATATATGATTTGCGTCATAAAGAGGATTCGGAAGAAGTGGCGAACGATAAAGCTAAGAAAAAGGGCACTGGTTTTTGGATGACAGTGCTTAAGGTGGAGGCCGCGGATATTGCATTTGCTATCGATTCTATGCTTGCTGCAGTTGCCATTGCTGTAACTTTACCGAAGTTAGGGGACTTTGATATTGGTGGCATTAATGGTGGGCAATTTAGTGTCATGTTACTTGGAGGGTTTATCGGAGTCATTATGATGCGATTTGCGGCACAATGGTTTGTAAAAATATTAAATGACTACCCCTCACTTGAAACCGCTGCGTTTTTAATTGTAGGTTGGGTAGGAGTGAAGCTTGTTGTGTTAACTTTGTCACATGAGAAAGTGGGCATTTTACCTGTAGAGTTTCCACATTCTACTGCATGGGAGTTAACTTTCTGGGTTGTGTTAGTGGCTATCGCACTAGTAGGGTATCTAGTAGGTGTTCGTCATAAAAATCAAGAAGCTCAATAA